The DNA window CGGGCAGTTCATGCGGCGCCCGCCGAGATGCGGTTCGGGCTCGGTCTCGTAGAACCAGTTGTAGCGCGGCATGTTCATCGGGATGGCGAGGGCGGTCGGCATCTGGATCCAGATGCTGGTGTCCGAACCGCCGGCCTCGAGGAGGAGAATGCGCGTGCCGGGCTCCTCGGAGAGGCGGGCCGCGAGAACGCAGCCTGCCGAGCCGGCCCCGACGATCACGTAGTCGTATTCATCGGTCATGGAATGCCGCCATTCCCCAAGCGGTCGACGCTCGTCGCGCGAGACTGGCACGAGGGCCCGGCGGCTCGCAACACCGGACCCGGGGAATCGAGCGACCGGTTGCCCGCCGGTCAGCTCGAGGGGACGTCGAGCTTGCGGGTCAGGTTCTCGAACTCGCGGCGCAACTCCTGGTCCTTGAAGATCTGCTCGAAGCCGGGGGCCTCGAGCTGCTGGATCGCCTCGAAGGAGGTGGCGGCGTCCTTCATGAGCTGGCGGAGCTGGAAGCTCGCCTCCACGGTCTCATAGGTGTTGTCGGCGATCCTGAGGTCGCGCAACGCCTTCATGCGGGCATTGGCGAGCTGCTCGCGCTGCTGGAGCAGGTAGCGGCGGTAATAGGCCGCGACGTCGCGGGCGAACTCCTGGCTCCGCAGGTTCGATTCGAGTGCGCGCTGCTGGTCGGGCCGGTTGCGCTCGGCGAGCAGGCGGCGCGTCTCGCGCATTGTCTTCTTTATATCGCCCTCGATGGCCTCGAGGCGCGGCAGGTACATCGTGTCGATCTTGCCGATGAGCGAATCCTGGGCGTGCACGAGCATGGCAAAGAGGGCCGCGTGCATGGCGAAATACTTGCGAGCCGCCGCGACGTTGTCGCCGGACGCGCGCACGAGCTGGCCGAGCTGCTCGTCGATGATCTTGGCGGCGTTGAAGGTGGCGACCAGCTTGACCAGATCGCTCGAGAGCACGCTGTCGAGCAAGAGGTCGAGCTGCTCGGGCGACATCTCGATGCCGGCGGCGCCGAGCGAGGAATGGATCTCGACCTTCGACTTGGCGATGTCGTCGTGGTTGGCCTGGATGCGCGCCTCGAGGTCGGCGATCTTTTCGCCGAGCGTTGCGACGGTGTCGGCGAGGATGCCGGGAAGCAGCGAATCCTTGGGCGCCGTCAGCTGCTTTTCACGCAGCGCGACGATCTGCTCCTCGATGTCGCGAATGTTGCGGCGGCGCTCCTCGACCGTCTTCTGCATGTCGACGATCGGCACGTCGGTGACGATGCCGAGGGCGGAATCGAGCAGCTGGCGGATGCGCTTGTCGCGATCCTCGCGCGTTTCGGTCCAGATCGGCGTCACCAGGAAATCGTCGTTCGAGGGCAGCTTGCGGGCGTCCTGGCGCTCGCCGGCGACATCGCGCAGCACCTCGTCGATGGCGCTGAGGAGCTGGCGGGCGCGCTCGTAGTTGGCATCGCCCGTGCGCGGGTCCGGCGCATTCGTCGGCGGGAGTTCCTCGACGGTCGCGGGGCTCTGCTGTTGGGCCTGCACCGGCTCGGCGAGGCCGGCGGGCAGCAACAGCGAACCGGCAAGGAGCGCGGCATGCGCCAGCGAGCCTGAACGACCATAATTTCCGGCAATGCCGAACCAATTCCGCATGATCGGGCCTCCCGCCTTCGACAACTCTGCAATATAGGATCATTGAGGCGTTTCGACGATCCCTTGCAGGAAATGAACCGTTCGGGCGCGCCGAGACACCTTCGTTCAATGGAAGGGTCAGGACGATGAGGGGCTACGGCGGCGATGGGGCAGGCGATATCTTCGAGCCTCGCGACCCCGATTTCGAGCTGCGGGTGCGCCGGAGCTTTGCCGCACAGGCCTTCATGGGCCATCTCGGGGCCGAACTGACCCTCGTTGCGCCCGGCGCGGCCGATATCGCGATGGCCTTTCGCCCCGAATTGACCCAGCAGCACGGTCATTTCCATGCCGGCACGACGACGGCGATCGCCGATTCGGCGGCCGGCTATGCCGCGCTCTCGCTCTTTCCGGCCGGCACGGGCGTGCTCACCGCAGATTTCACGATGAATCTGCTGCGGCCCGCCGGCGGCGTGCGGCTCGTTGCCGAAGGCCGCGTCATCAAGAGCGGTAGGACCATGACCGTCTGCCGGGGCGACGTCTTTTCCGAAGCGGCGGACGGGGCGCGCCGGCACGTGGCGACCGGGCTCTTCACAATGATGCAGCTGGCGGGCATCAATGACTGAGGCGCGCGCGGCGATACCCCAAGGAGGACGCCCATGATCCGCAACGACCTGCCCATGCTCGATTTCGACCTCGGCGAGACGGCGGAGATGCTGCGCGAGACGGTGCGTGGCTATGCAGCCCGCGAGATCGCACCGCTCGCCGCCGAGATCGACCGAAGCGACGAGTTCCCGCGCCAGCTCTGGCCGGACATGGGCGCGCTCGGGCTGCACGGCATCACAGTGGAGGAAGAGTTCGGCGGCTCCGGGCTCGGCTATCTCGAGCACTGCATCGCCATGGAGGAGGTCTCACGCGCCTCGGCGGCGGTCGGGCTCAGCTACGGCGCGCACTCCAACCTCTGCGTCAACCAGATCCGGCGCAACGGCAACGAGGAACAGAAGCGCCGCTACCTGCCGAAACTGATCTCTGGCGAGCATGTCGGCGGGCTCGCCATGAGCGAGCCGGGGGCCGGCTCCGATGTCGTCTCCATGAAGCTCAGGGCCGAGAAGAAGGGCGACCGCTACGTGCTCAACGGCACGAAATTCTGGATCACCAACGGGCCGGGCGGCGACGTCATCGTGGTCTATGCCAAAACCGACCCTGCGGCCGGCCCCAAGGGCATCACCGCCTTCATCGTCGAGACCTCGATGCCCGGCTTCTCGGTCGCCCAGAAGCTCGACAAGCTCGGCATGCGCGGCTCGAACACCGGCGAACTCGTCTTCACGGACTGCGAGGTGCCGGCCGAGAACGTGCTCGGCACGGTGGGGGGCGGCGTTCGCGTCCTGATGTCGGGGCTCGACTACGAGCGGGCGGTGCTGGCGGCGGGGCCGATCGGCATCATGCAGGCGTGCATGGACGAGGTGCTGCCCTATGTGCACGAGCGCAAACAGTTCGGCCAGGCGATCGGCGAGTTCCAGCTGATGCAGGGCAAGCTCGCGGACATGTATACGACGATGAGCGCCTGCCGGGCCTATGTCTATGCGGTGGCGAAAGCCTGCGACCGCGGCCAGACGACGCGCAAGGATGCGGCCGGCGCCATCCTCTATGCGGCGGAAAAAGCGACCTGGATGGCGCTCGAGGCGATCCAGGCGCTCGGCGGCAACGGCTACATCAACGATTATCCGACCGGCCGGCTATTGCGCGACGCCAAGCTCTATGAAATCGGCGCCGGGACGAGCGAAATCCGCCGCATGCTGATCGGCCGCGAGCTCTTCGCCGAGACGGCTTGAGGGTGGGGCCGAGGCGGCTCGAAGGAGGGGAATGGGGCGGTGCCAGCCCCTAATCCTCCAACTCCCAGTCGTAGAGCAGGAAGGGGCGGGGCGGCTCGCCGTCGGGGACGGCCGCAAAGCAGGCCTGGGCGGCGGCATTGTCCACCTCCGTGCCGAGCCAGGCGTAGGCACAGCCACGCTCGCGCGCGATCTCGACGAGGGCGCCGGTGAGGCGCCGGCCGATGCCCTTGCGCTGGAAGGCGGACGAGACGCCGACTTCGTTGATGAACATCTGCGGACGCTTGTCGGGGTGGAAATACTCGAAGGCCGAGGCCATGCCGACGACGAGGCCATCGGCGATGGCAACCACCATGAGGTGGCGCGGGTCGGCGAGGAAGCGGGCAAGCTCGACCGGGTCGATCGGCCCGTCGAAGACGTCCGGGTCGAGGCGATCGAGGCATCCGGCGTTGCCTTCGTCGAGGCGGAGAATGCGAACTGTCATGAACGATATATAGCGCAAGGCCCTGGCCGAAACACCAACCGGGTGACATGCAAAACCCCGCCCTCGTCAGGCGGGGTTCTGAATTCAGGGCCCTTTGTTCACCAAGCGCCCCGAAGGCGATGTGGCTCAGGCCTTCGAGGGGTCGTCCTTCGCTTTGTCGCCGCCGATGGTCAGGATGTCGACCCAGTTGCCGGACGCATCACGAACCAGGATGCCGCCCTCGTCGAGGTCGACGCCGAAGCGATTGGCGCGTATGCGGCGCCGTTCGTCCATCGGCGAGCGCCCGAGTGCTCGCGCCGTCTCGTCGCCGGGCTTCCTGCTGTCGGACATGTTCACCTCCTTGTCCGCGTTCACGTCCGCTTGCGTGCCGGGGTCTTGGCGAGCCGCGCCTCGAGGGCGGCGATGCGCTCCTCCTGGCGGATGGCGTGGAGCGTCAACTCCTCGATGCGCGCGAGGAGACGCATGGAGAGATCGGCCAGTTCGACGCCATCGCGCTCCATCTCCGCACCCGCCGGCATGCCGGGCAGATGACCGTTCGCGCCGATGAAGTCGCGGACCTCGGCGAGCGGGGCCAGCCGGTGGCCGGCCTCGAACACGTAGTCGGCCGCCTTCAGCGCCTTACCGCCGAGCTTGATCTCGCCCTTCTCGCCGATGATCTCGACGGTCTTCTTGCCCTCGGCGTCGAAAGCGCGCAGGGCGCCGGAATGGGCCTCCAATTCGACGCGCATGCGTCCGTCCGACGTCGTCAGCATGATGTCGCCGTCGTGGCCGTTGCCGCCGCAGGTGATGTTGCCGAACTCGCCCTCGAGATTGATGGTGAGGCCGCCCTTGGCGTCCAGCATGCGGATGTTGGCGTTGTGGCCGTTGCCGCCCATCTGGATCGCCGCGTCGCCGCCGTCGATGTGGATGGTCTGCTGGTTCTTCTCGTCGAGCATGGCGATGTCGCCCTGGGCGCCGTTGCCACCGAGCAGGATATTGCCCTCCCCGCCGTCGAGATGGATGGTCTGCAGGCCCTTGACGTGGAGCAGCGTGATGTCGCCCTGGGTGCCGTTGCCGCCGAGCGTGATGTTGCCCTCGCCACCGTCGATGTGCACGGTCTGCTTGAACTTCTCGTTGAGCAGCGAGATGTCGCCCTCCGCGAGATTGCCGCCGAGCGTCAGATTGCCATCGCCGCCGTCGAGGTGAACGGTCGGCTTGCCGCGCCCGTTGAGCAGGACGATGTCGCCCTGGGCGCCATCGCCGCCGAGGGTGATGTTCGCCTCGCCGCCGTCGATGTGGAGGGTCTGTTTTCCATCGGTGTTCAGCAGCGTGATGTCGCCCTGCGAGCCGTGACCGCCTGCAATGAAGTTGGAATTGCCGCCGTCGATCTGCACGCAGAGCTGACTGTCCGCGTTGTGCAGACGCACGAGGCCGTTGGCCCCCGAGCCACCGATGTCCATGGTGCCGGCTGGGACCGCCGAGGACTTGCCACGGGACTTCTTCGACTTGCCTTCCTGATCGCCATTCGACTTCGACATGTCACTCTCCGTTTCGATGCGCGCCCGTCGGTCGGCCTCGGGCTCGATGCTGCTCCTGGATCCGCCACTGCGCCCGACCCGTCGGCGGCGCGGCGCACAGGCATCGATCTAAGGCGGCTTCATTGCTCTTTGTAGACGGAACACCCGAAACCGGACGCAGAAATCGATCACTAGCGTTTACCACCTCGGCCGCCGCGATGGCGCGAAGGCCAATGGTGCGGTCACCGCAAAATCGCCTTGAAGGGCTTCTAGCCGCATGCGGCATAACTCAGTTTCCTATGAGGCATCCCATGCGATCCAACTCAATCGGCAGCGGCGTCAGAGCGGCAATGGCAGCCCTCGTCCTCGCGGGAACCGGCACTCTGGCCATGACGACGACGACGACGCCAGCCCAGGCCATCCTCAGCCAGTACGGCTGCTACAAGGTGGTCGGCGCTTCGAGCCTCAACGTGCGCAAGCGGGCCTATTCCCGCTCCCAGGTGGTCGGCGTGATCAGCCGGGGCGAAGTGGTCGGCAAATGGAAGCGGTTCTGCGCGCTGCGTGGCTTCTGGTGCCCGGTCGAATCGTCATCGGGCATCACGGGATGGGCGGACAAGCGCTTCCTCGCGGAAGTGAGCTGCCTCGGGCAGTAGGACCGAGCCGGTCGGAACCGGTGGTGTGGGTGTGAACCCGCCCGGTTCCGCCGGCACCGTCGCCGAGCCTGCCGAAGCCATTGCGCCGGATCGCCATTTGCTTCATCGGAGGGGTGGCCCGGCGCGGTGTCGCGCCGCGCTCGAACCGGTTCGGGGGATCGAATGACGAATGCACCGAGGCTGACGTCCCAACAGCTCGTCCAGGAGGCGCGGGCGCGCATAGAGGAGATCAGCGCCGAGGACGCCGTGCGCATGCATGGCCGCGACGATGTGGTCTTCGTCGACGTGCGGGACGTGCGCGAGCTGGCGCGGGAGGGCTGGGTGCCGGGCAGCTTCCATTGCCCTCGCGGCGTGCTGGAATTCTGGCTCGATCCCGAGAGCACCTATTTCAAGCCGATCTTCGGGGAGCCGAAGCGCTTCATCTTCTATTGTGCCGCGGGCTGGCGCTCGGCGCTGGCAACCGACACGGCCCAGCGGATGGGCCTCGGGCCCGTCGCCCACGTCGTCGGCGGATTTGCGGCCTGGCGAGCCGCGCAGGGGCCGACCGAACGAAAGGACGGCTGACGCCAGCACTCCGGGCCAGCGGCAATGGCCGGGGCAGTCGCGTCACGCCGGAGGCGCAGACCAGTGGATTTGCCCGCGTTTGCGAACTCCATGTGTTGTTACCAATTCCTTAAGCTGCAATAATCCAGGCCGATCCCTGGCACGGGTCTTGAACAGCGCTCGCCATTACTGGCCAAGCGGCAACGTGCCAACCATATCGCGGGGCAGATTGCACGTCGCCGAACCCCGGCCGGTTCGTACGCAAGGGGCGATATGATGAAACTTCAACGGCTTCGTTGCGCGGGCGCACTGGCGCTCAGCGCTGTTCTAGTGGTTGGCTGCACGCCAGAAGGGGACTTCACAAAGGCGCCCCTCGAGATCGTCGACGAGTCGCGACCCGCCCCCATCCTGACCAATGTCTACGTGGCGGCGCCGACCGATGCCGCCGCACTCGGCGCGGCCGTCGAAGAGGCCGTACCGACGGAAATGGTGAAGGTGCGGCAGTGGGTGGCCAAGGCGGCCTGCGTGCAGCGCGGCAACCGGCGCCGTTGCGGGAACGTGCTCGTGGAAGGCGGCATCCGCCGTGCCGGGGCTGCCACCTTCGAGGCCGCCGGGCGCTCGTTCATCGTGCGCGTGCCGCTCTCCTATGCGTTCGAGCTGAGCGGCAGCGGGCCGGCCGGCGATCTCGCGGACACGGTCACCGGGACCATCGGGGCAAGCGCCGAATTCGACATCACGCTCGCCGAGGGTGGTCGCATCGAGGTCTCACGCAGTCCCAGGATCGCCTATGAAGGGGCAACCAAGGTCGCTGTGTTCGATGGCTCGCTCGATCTCACCGGACGCCTCAAGGCGGGGCTGGAGTCGCGGCTCAAGACGCTCGGCGCGGAACTCGAACGGGCCATGGATCCGAGCCCTGCGCGCGAGCTTCTCGCAGAGGCCTGGCGCCAGCTGCACTATCCGGTCCGGGTCGCCGAGAACGAGGAATTGTGGCTTCGCGGCGCGCCGCGTGCCGTCCACTTCGCCGGCCTCCTCGGGTCGGGTTCCTCGCTCGGAGTGCGTTTCGGCATCGAAACACCGATGACCACTTTCGAGGGTGAGCGTCCGCTGCCGCTCATCCCCTTGGCGCTGCCCGACATCCAGGCCGAGCCGACCACCGAGATCGGCTCGCGGCTGACGCTGCCGGCAAGGCTCGGCTACGAACGCCTCGCCGAGCGCTTGGCCAAGACGCTGCCGGTCGGCACGCGGCTTTCGCCGCAGGACGCCGAGGCCGGCCGGAAGATCGACATCGAGGTCGGCCAGCACCGGCTCTTTCCGGCCGGCGGTCGCCTCGGGCTCGAGCTGTCACTCGAGGTCGAACTCCAAGGCGACTGGAGTCCGCGCAAGGGTCGCGCCTATATGGTCGGGTTGCCGCGCGCCAACGCCGAAACGGGTCGCCTCGAACTTGCGTTCGCCGAATACACGGCTCCCGTCACACGCCCCGATCTCTTCGTCGGCGGTCGCTTCGTGCTGCCTGAGGAGCCGATCCGCGAGGCGTTCGCGAGTGCCCTCGACCTCGATCCGTCACTGGCGTTCAGCGATCTGCTGTCGGATGCCGCCGACCGCTTCACCGTCGGCCTCGGTGCCGGACTGCTGCTCAAGGGCACGTTCGAGCGGATAGTGGTCGAACGTGTCCAGCCGGGACAACAGGCGCTCGAGTTGACCGTCGTTCTGGTGGGCGATCTCATGGTGAGCCCCGCACGCGCGGCGAACGCCGAAACGGTCGCCGCAAAGCGCGATGGCACCACGCAGGGGACGGCGAACTGAGCCGTGCAACGCGGGAATTCCCGTCGATCGTGATCGGATGTAGGTGACAGGGCACAAGCTCGGCGCAAGCTGCAGGCAAGGAGCCGCCATGTCCCGCATCGAGACGAAGATCAACCGCCGCTCGCCGGAATTCGCGCGAAACCGCGACACGATGAAGCAGCTCACAGAGGAACTCGACGGGCTGCGCGCGCTGGCCGCGCTCGGCGGCGACGAACGATCGCGCCAACGCCACGTCGCGCGCGGCAAATTGCTGCCGCGCCAGCGCGTCATGCGGCTGATCGACCCCGGCAGCCCCTTCCTCGAGCTTTCGCCGCTCGCCGCCAACGGCCTTTACGGCGGCGACATCCATGGTGCCGGCCTCATCACCGGCATTGGCCGGGTCGCCGGGCGGCGGGTCATGATCGTCTGTAACGACGCCACCATCAAGGGCGGCACCTACTATCCGATGACGGTCAAGAAGCACCTCAGGGCACAGGAGATCGCGCGCCAGAACCGGCTCGCGTGCATCTATCTGGTCGATTCGGGCGGCGCCAACCTGCCGCACCAGACGGAGGTTTTTCCCGATCGCGAGCACTTCGGGCGGATCTTCTTCAACCAGGCGCGGATGTCCGGGGCCGGCATCGCGCAGATCGCCGTGGTGATGGGCTCGTGCACGGCCGGTGGAGCCTATGTGCCGGCGATGTCGGACGAGACCGTCATCGTGCGCAACCAGGGGACGATTTTTCTCGGCGGCCCGCCGCTGGTCAAGGCCGCAACCGGGGAGACGGTCTCGGCCGAGGATCTCGGCGGCGCCGTCGTGCACACCGAACGCTCGGGCGTTGCCGACCACATCGCGGAGGGCGACGAGCATGCCCTCGAGATCGCGCGGCAGATCGCGGCGACGCTGCCCGCCTCGGACAACGGCGACCTCGACATCGCGGAGGTGAACGCGCCGGCCTATCCGGCGAGCGACCTCGATGGCATCGTTCCGGTCGGGCTCGCGACGCAGTACGACGTTCGCGAAGTGATCGCGCGCCTCGTCGATGCCTCGCTCTTCGACGAATTCAAGGCGACCTACGCAACGACGATCGTCACGGGCTTTGCCCGCATCGAGGGCGTGGCCGTCGGCATCATCGCCAACAATGGCATCCTCTATTCCGAGAGCGCTCTCAAGGCCGCGCACTTCATCGAACTCTGCGTGCAGCGCAGGCGGCCCATCGTTTTTCTCCAGAACATCGCCGGGTTCATGGTCGGTCGCCAGTCGGAGGCCGGCGGGATCGCCAAGGACGGGGCGAAAATGGTGACGGCGGTCGCGTCGGCGGACGTGCCCAAGATCACGGTGGTGATCGGCGGATCGTACGGAGCGGGCAATTATGCCATGTGCGGGCGGGCCTACGAGCCGCGCTTTCTCTTCATGTGGCCCAACGCGCGCATCTCGGTGATGGGCGGGGAGCAGGCAGCGAGCGTGCTGGCGACGGTGCGCCGTGACAACATCGAGGCGGGTGGCGGAGACTGGAGCGCCGAGGAGGAAGAAGCCTTCAAGGCACCCATCCGCGAACAGTACGAGCGCGAGGGCCATCCGCTGCACGCCACGGCCCGGCTCTGGGACGATGGCATCATCGCGCCCGGCGAGACCCGGCGGGTTCTGGGCCTCGCGCTCGGCGCGACGGCCGGCGCGCCGTTCGGCGAGACGCGCTTCGGCGTCTTTCGCATGTAGGCAGAGGCACCGGGGGGCCGCAGGCAGGCGGACGGCCCCGAGGCTCAATTCCTCTCCTCGAGGAGGCGGCGGGCGATGACCTGCGCCTGGATCTCGGCCGCGCCCTCGAAGATGTTGAGGATGCGGGCGTCGCAGAGCACGCGCGAGACCGGATATTCGAGCGCGAAACCGTTGCCACCGTGGATCTGGAGGGCATTGTCGGCCGCCGCCCAGGCGACACGCGCGGCGAGCAGCTTGGCCATGCCCGCCTCGAGATCGCAGCGCCGCCCCTGATCCTTCTCACGTGCGGAGAAATACGTGATCTGGCGGGCGACCATGACCTCGACCGCCATCATGGCGATCTTATCGGCAACGCGCGGGAAGGAAATGATCGGCTTGCCGAACTGAGCGCGTTCGCTGGCATAACGCAGCGCGAGATCGAGCGCCGACTGGGCGACACCGACGGCGCGCGCCGCGGTCTGGATACGGGCCGCCTCGAAGGTCTGCATGAGCTGCTTGAAACCCTGCCCCTCCTCACCACCGAGGAGGTTTTCGACCGGCACCTCGAAGCCGTCGAAGGAAATCTCGAACTCCTTCATGCCGCGATAGCCGAGCACCTCGATCTCGCCACCGGTCATACCGGCGGCGGGGAAGGGATCGGCATCGGTGCCGCGCGGCTTTTCGGCCAAGAGCATCGAGAGGCCGCGGTAGCCCTTCTCATCCTGATTCGTGCGCACCAGAAGGGTCATGAGGTCGGCGCGGACCGGATGCGTGATCCAGGTCTTCTGGCCGGTCACACGGTAGACGTCGCCCTCGCGCAGGGCACGGGTGCGCAGGGAGGCGAGGTCGGAGCCGGTGTTCGGCTCGGTGAAGACCGCCGTCGGCAGGATCTCGCCCGAGGCGATGCGCGGCAGCCAGCGCGCCTTCTGCTCATCGGTTCCGGCCCCAAGGATCAGTTCGGCCGCGATCTCGGAGCGCGTGCCGAGGGAGCCGACGCCGATATAGCCGCGCGAGAGCTCCTCGGAGACGACGCACATCGATTCCTTGCCCAGCTCGAGCCCGCCGTAGGCTTCGGGGATGGTCAGCCCGAAGACACCCAGCTCGCTCATGCGGGCGATGATCTCGAGCGGGATGTAAGCATTCGCGAGATGCCAGTCGTGGGCGTGCGGCAGCACTTCGGCGAGGCAGAAGCGGCGCATCTCGGCACGCATCGCGTCGTAGGTTTCGTCGAGGCCCGCATCACCATAGGTCAAGGCACCGTCGCTCGCGACGATGAGTTCGACGAGGCGGGCGCGCTGCTCGGGCGTGTTGGAAGAGCGGACCAGCCGCTCGACGGCC is part of the Hyphomicrobiales bacterium genome and encodes:
- a CDS encoding hotdog fold thioesterase, whose amino-acid sequence is MRGYGGDGAGDIFEPRDPDFELRVRRSFAAQAFMGHLGAELTLVAPGAADIAMAFRPELTQQHGHFHAGTTTAIADSAAGYAALSLFPAGTGVLTADFTMNLLRPAGGVRLVAEGRVIKSGRTMTVCRGDVFSEAADGARRHVATGLFTMMQLAGIND
- a CDS encoding acyl-CoA dehydrogenase, with amino-acid sequence MSAASRATRSGGAVPDLLDDLGEAVSAAEQVLARARERVLSLVARDGRPDAGLLDRHQRAAHGLAWIATYVEALRQMTGYARRMNAEGRFGEIEALITGIAAAEYLAQLSGGIPMSQGEIVRLHDLGLTSDDARPLGAPAVERLVRSSNTPEQRARLVELIVASDGALTYGDAGLDETYDAMRAEMRRFCLAEVLPHAHDWHLANAYIPLEIIARMSELGVFGLTIPEAYGGLELGKESMCVVSEELSRGYIGVGSLGTRSEIAAELILGAGTDEQKARWLPRIASGEILPTAVFTEPNTGSDLASLRTRALREGDVYRVTGQKTWITHPVRADLMTLLVRTNQDEKGYRGLSMLLAEKPRGTDADPFPAAGMTGGEIEVLGYRGMKEFEISFDGFEVPVENLLGGEEGQGFKQLMQTFEAARIQTAARAVGVAQSALDLALRYASERAQFGKPIISFPRVADKIAMMAVEVMVARQITYFSAREKDQGRRCDLEAGMAKLLAARVAWAAADNALQIHGGNGFALEYPVSRVLCDARILNIFEGAAEIQAQVIARRLLEERN
- a CDS encoding isovaleryl-CoA dehydrogenase (catalyzes the formation of 3-methylbut-2-enoyl CoA from 3-methylbutanoyl CoA); amino-acid sequence: MIRNDLPMLDFDLGETAEMLRETVRGYAAREIAPLAAEIDRSDEFPRQLWPDMGALGLHGITVEEEFGGSGLGYLEHCIAMEEVSRASAAVGLSYGAHSNLCVNQIRRNGNEEQKRRYLPKLISGEHVGGLAMSEPGAGSDVVSMKLRAEKKGDRYVLNGTKFWITNGPGGDVIVVYAKTDPAAGPKGITAFIVETSMPGFSVAQKLDKLGMRGSNTGELVFTDCEVPAENVLGTVGGGVRVLMSGLDYERAVLAAGPIGIMQACMDEVLPYVHERKQFGQAIGEFQLMQGKLADMYTTMSACRAYVYAVAKACDRGQTTRKDAAGAILYAAEKATWMALEAIQALGGNGYINDYPTGRLLRDAKLYEIGAGTSEIRRMLIGRELFAETA
- a CDS encoding methylcrotonoyl-CoA carboxylase, translating into MSRIETKINRRSPEFARNRDTMKQLTEELDGLRALAALGGDERSRQRHVARGKLLPRQRVMRLIDPGSPFLELSPLAANGLYGGDIHGAGLITGIGRVAGRRVMIVCNDATIKGGTYYPMTVKKHLRAQEIARQNRLACIYLVDSGGANLPHQTEVFPDREHFGRIFFNQARMSGAGIAQIAVVMGSCTAGGAYVPAMSDETVIVRNQGTIFLGGPPLVKAATGETVSAEDLGGAVVHTERSGVADHIAEGDEHALEIARQIAATLPASDNGDLDIAEVNAPAYPASDLDGIVPVGLATQYDVREVIARLVDASLFDEFKATYATTIVTGFARIEGVAVGIIANNGILYSESALKAAHFIELCVQRRRPIVFLQNIAGFMVGRQSEAGGIAKDGAKMVTAVASADVPKITVVIGGSYGAGNYAMCGRAYEPRFLFMWPNARISVMGGEQAASVLATVRRDNIEAGGGDWSAEEEEAFKAPIREQYEREGHPLHATARLWDDGIIAPGETRRVLGLALGATAGAPFGETRFGVFRM
- a CDS encoding DUF4403 family protein, with translation MMKLQRLRCAGALALSAVLVVGCTPEGDFTKAPLEIVDESRPAPILTNVYVAAPTDAAALGAAVEEAVPTEMVKVRQWVAKAACVQRGNRRRCGNVLVEGGIRRAGAATFEAAGRSFIVRVPLSYAFELSGSGPAGDLADTVTGTIGASAEFDITLAEGGRIEVSRSPRIAYEGATKVAVFDGSLDLTGRLKAGLESRLKTLGAELERAMDPSPARELLAEAWRQLHYPVRVAENEELWLRGAPRAVHFAGLLGSGSSLGVRFGIETPMTTFEGERPLPLIPLALPDIQAEPTTEIGSRLTLPARLGYERLAERLAKTLPVGTRLSPQDAEAGRKIDIEVGQHRLFPAGGRLGLELSLEVELQGDWSPRKGRAYMVGLPRANAETGRLELAFAEYTAPVTRPDLFVGGRFVLPEEPIREAFASALDLDPSLAFSDLLSDAADRFTVGLGAGLLLKGTFERIVVERVQPGQQALELTVVLVGDLMVSPARAANAETVAAKRDGTTQGTAN
- a CDS encoding GNAT family N-acetyltransferase, producing MTVRILRLDEGNAGCLDRLDPDVFDGPIDPVELARFLADPRHLMVVAIADGLVVGMASAFEYFHPDKRPQMFINEVGVSSAFQRKGIGRRLTGALVEIARERGCAYAWLGTEVDNAAAQACFAAVPDGEPPRPFLLYDWELED
- a CDS encoding rhodanese-like domain-containing protein; this translates as MTNAPRLTSQQLVQEARARIEEISAEDAVRMHGRDDVVFVDVRDVRELAREGWVPGSFHCPRGVLEFWLDPESTYFKPIFGEPKRFIFYCAAGWRSALATDTAQRMGLGPVAHVVGGFAAWRAAQGPTERKDG